The Candidatus Acidiferrales bacterium DNA segment CCACGAATCAATTCAAGTGAGTCAGGATTTTTCTTCTGCGGCATCATGCTGCTTCCGGTTGAATAAAGGTCGTCCAACTCAATGAACCCGAATTCTATGGAACTCCACACGATTAAGTCTTCGGCGAATCTGCTAAGATGGACGAGCGTTTGAGAGATTCCGAACAAAAATTCAGCCATGGAATCTCTGTCGCTTACCGCGGCGATGCTGTTCGGAGAGAGATAGTCGAAGCCAAGCTCCTGTTTCAGCACTTCTCTGTCAAGCTTGACAGTTGATCCTGCCACAGCACCGGAACCCAAAGGCAGCACGCATATTCTCTTTTCAGCATCCGTGAATCTGCAGAGGTCGTTTTCTAGCATGAAAAATAATGACATGAAATAATGACCAAGGCTGATGAGCTGTGCCTGCTGCAAATGAGTATATGATGGCACAATTTCAGCAGCGTTGTTCCTTGAGAGAACCAGAAGAGAAGCCTGCAGATCCCTGATCGCCCCTTTGATTTCGCCGACAGCTTTGCGAAGGTAGAGCCGTTCGTCGGTCACCACTTGCTCGTTCCGGCTTCTCCCGGTATGAATTTTTTTCCCGATCTCACCGACTTTCTCGACGAGCCTTCTTTCGATTGCAGTATGGATATCTTCGTCTCCAGGATTGAACTTGAATTTCTGCGAGATGAATTCCTTTTCAAGTTCCCCGAATGCTTTTCTTATTTTTGCTGATTCTGGTTTTGAGAATATTCCGGCTTTTGTAAGTGCAGTGGAGTAAGCCCGGCTCGCCTCGATTTCTTCTTTCCAGAGTCTCTTGTCAAAAGGGAGCGAATCATTGAACTCCTCCATCAATTTGGACGCGCTTTTCTTGAACCTTCCGCCCCAGAGTTTTGCCATGGTTAGTTGTGTTTGAGAGG contains these protein-coding regions:
- the argH gene encoding argininosuccinate lyase, with amino-acid sequence MAKLWGGRFKKSASKLMEEFNDSLPFDKRLWKEEIEASRAYSTALTKAGIFSKPESAKIRKAFGELEKEFISQKFKFNPGDEDIHTAIERRLVEKVGEIGKKIHTGRSRNEQVVTDERLYLRKAVGEIKGAIRDLQASLLVLSRNNAAEIVPSYTHLQQAQLISLGHYFMSLFFMLENDLCRFTDAEKRICVLPLGSGAVAGSTVKLDREVLKQELGFDYLSPNSIAAVSDRDSMAEFLFGISQTLVHLSRFAEDLIVWSSIEFGFIELDDLYSTGSSMMPQKKNPDSLELIRGKASRVISNLNSILMMQKGLPLTYSKDLQEDKEPLFDSTDTIISSLKIFTGVISTLKVRAENLLRKVDDSIYATDIADYLVERGVPFRDAHRVVGRLVLSGIDKNKSLRDFSLKELKEISPLFDKKYFEVFDPVRSVNRRDVYGGTNLKRVKEQIELAEKILAAEKSS